A single region of the Triticum dicoccoides isolate Atlit2015 ecotype Zavitan chromosome 2B, WEW_v2.0, whole genome shotgun sequence genome encodes:
- the LOC119368577 gene encoding endo-1,4-beta-xylanase 5-like, translated as MGRLIFICLLSISLFEGWMVQSVPYDHTASLECLSSPMRSLYKGGILQNSEFDSGLMGWLVPPGVKAAVNSSQSGNKFADAKNKGQPSRGVYQKIHLKTNHHYSLSAWLQVSSGTAVVKAIFKAPNGAYIGGGAVVAKAGCWSMLKGGMTAYSSGPAEFFFEADGATVDILVDSVSLQPFTFAEWKNHTSLSAAKARKSAVKVVARGADGAPLANAELSLKLLRPGFPLGNAMTAEILNIPDYEKWFTSRFTVASFENAMKWYSTEWKRGQENYSVPDAMLALAQRHGIKVRGHNVFWDTNNTQMAWVNPLGVEELKAAMQKRLSSVVTRYAGKVIAWDVVNENLHGQFYEGRLGANVSAEVYGQVAKMDANATLFMNEYGTLEWAMDLTAMASKYAAKMEQIRSYPGNAGIKLAVGLESHFETPNIPYMRATLDMLAQLKVPIWLTEIDVSPKTGPYQVEYLEDVLREGYGHPNVEGMVLWAAWHKHGCWVMCLTDNNFTNLPTGNVVDKLIAEWKTHPVAATTDANGVAELNLVHGEYTFTVTHPSLESATAHTLTVDASSSALEHAIDIKV; from the exons ATGGGGAGATTAATATTCATCTGTCTGCTATCCATTTCCCTGTTTGAAG GGTGGATGGTCCAGTCGGTTCCCTACGATCATACGGCGAGCCTCGAG TGCTTGAGCAGCCCGATGAGATCTCTGTACAAAGGCGGCATTTTGCAGAACAGCGAGTTCGACAGCGGGCTGATGGGCTGGCTGGTGCCGCCCGGCGTGAAGGCCGCCGTGAACAGCTCGCAGTCCGGCAACAAGTTCGCCGACGCCAAGAACAAGGGCCAGCCGTCGCGTGGCGTCTATCAGAAGATCCACTTGAAGACCAACCACCACTACTCCCTCTCAG CATGGTTGCAGGTTTCGTCCGGCACGGCGGTGGTGAAGGCGATCTTCAAGGCTCCCAACGGCGCGTACATCGGTGGCGGCGCCGTCGTGGCCAAGGCCGGCTGCTGGAGCATGCTCAAGGGCGGCATGACCGCTTACTCATCCGGGCCAGCCGAGTTCTTCTTCGAGGCGGATGGTGCTACGGTGGACATTCTGGTGGACAGCGTGTCCCTGCAGCCCTTCACCTTCGCCGAGTGGAAGAACCACACCAGTCTGTCGGCCGCCAAGGCCCGCAAGAGCGCCGTGAAGGTGGTCGCCCGGGGCGCCGACGGCGCCCCGCTGGCGAACgcggagctgagcttgaagctcctCCGGCCCGGGTTCCCGCTGGGCAACGCCATGACGGCGGAGATCCTGAACATCCCGGACTACGAGAAGTGGTTCACGTCGCGGTTCACCGTGGCCAGCTTCGAGAACGCGATGAAGTGGTACAGCACGGAGTGGAAGCGGGGCCAGGAGAACTACAGCGTGCCGGACGCGATGCTGGCGCTGGCCCAGAGGCACGGCATCAAGGTGCGCGGGCACAACGTGTTCTGGGACACCAACAACACGCAGATGGCGTGGGTGAACCCGCTGGGCGTCGAGGAGCTCAAGGCGGCCATGCAGAAGCGGCTGAGCTCCGTGGTGACGCGGTACGCCGGCAAGGTGATCGCGTGGGACGTGGTGAACGAGAACCTCCACGGGCAGTTCTACGAGGGCCGGCTGGGCGCCAACGTGTCGGCGGAGGTGTACGGGCAGGTGGCCAAGATGGACGCGAACGCGACGCTGTTCATGAACGAGTACGGCACGCTGGAGTGGGCCATGGACCTGACCGCCATGGCCAGCAAGTACGCCGCCAAGATGGAGCAGATCCGCTCCTACCCCGGCAACGCCGGCATCAAGCTCGCCGTCGGGCTGGAGAGCCACTTCGAGACGCCCAACATCCCTTACATGAGGGCGACGCTGGACATGCTCGCGCAGCTCAAGGTCCCCATCTGGCTCACCGAGATCGACGTCTCGCCCAAGACGGGGCCGTACCAGGTGGAGTACCTGGAGGACGTGCTGCGGGAAGGCTACGGCCACCCCAATGTGGAGGGCATGGTGCTCTGGGCGGCCTGGCATAAGCACGGCTGCTGGGTCATGTGCCTCACGGACAACAACTTCACGAACCTCCCAACCGGCAACGTCGTCGACAAGCTCATCGCCGAGTGGAAGACGCACCCCGTGGCCGCCACCACGGACGCCAATGGCGTGGCTGAGCTGAACCTCGTTCATGGCGAGTACACGTTCACGGTGACTCACCCGTCGCTGGAGTCGGCCACCGCGCACACTTTGACGGTGGACGCGTCATCGTCTGCGTTGGAGCATGCCATAGACATCAAGGTGTAG